A single Mucilaginibacter inviolabilis DNA region contains:
- a CDS encoding DoxX family protein, which yields MKALLQQTLATEINITSLVLRLTLAIVLWPHGAQLFLGSFGGHGFQGSMGYFTSTGLPWIIAFLVIFLLFFGTIFILLGLGTRLFAIAFVLLFLGMIVNVHLPNGFFMNWFGNQKGEGFEYHLLLIGVATGLIISGGGKFSLDLLISKNFKKSNS from the coding sequence ATGAAAGCATTATTGCAGCAAACATTAGCAACCGAAATAAATATTACTTCGCTGGTTTTAAGACTCACCCTGGCCATTGTACTTTGGCCGCATGGCGCACAATTGTTCTTAGGTTCATTTGGTGGCCATGGTTTCCAGGGTTCCATGGGTTATTTTACCAGTACCGGATTGCCATGGATAATAGCCTTCCTGGTTATTTTTCTTTTGTTCTTCGGCACCATATTCATTTTGCTGGGCCTGGGTACACGCCTGTTCGCGATAGCCTTTGTTCTTCTCTTTCTGGGCATGATCGTAAATGTGCACCTTCCCAATGGTTTTTTTATGAACTGGTTTGGCAATCAAAAAGGAGAGGGTTTTGAATACCATCTGCTGTTGATAGGTGTAGCTACCGGCCTTATCATCAGCGGCGGCGGAAAATTCAGTCTGGATCTGCTCATCAGCAAAAATTTTAAAAAGAGTAATTCATAA
- a CDS encoding Crp/Fnr family transcriptional regulator, which translates to MVHHMFDVIIEKIREHVALSDDEAALFSTYLEIRKLRKNQLLVEPPYPASAEFFVTKGCLRHYFLDESGVEHTTAFAMEGWWMTDLQSFFTGAPSKYHVEAMEEGEVIKLRKEGKEEMFRKIPALNIYFRILYQNAIISQNERILNVLSTTADERYLRFIKKYPALENRVPQYLIASYLGITPEFLSKVKTRIAAKKS; encoded by the coding sequence ATGGTTCACCATATGTTTGATGTTATTATTGAAAAGATCCGGGAGCATGTTGCTTTGTCTGATGATGAGGCGGCTTTGTTTTCCACTTATCTCGAGATCCGGAAGCTTCGTAAAAATCAATTGCTTGTTGAACCGCCATACCCGGCCAGTGCCGAGTTTTTTGTTACGAAAGGTTGCTTGCGTCACTATTTTTTAGACGAGAGCGGCGTGGAGCATACCACCGCCTTTGCCATGGAAGGTTGGTGGATGACCGATCTGCAAAGCTTTTTTACCGGTGCACCCTCCAAGTATCATGTAGAAGCCATGGAAGAGGGCGAAGTGATAAAACTGAGAAAAGAAGGCAAGGAAGAGATGTTCAGGAAGATACCGGCGCTGAATATTTACTTCAGGATTTTGTATCAGAATGCCATCATCTCCCAAAATGAACGCATTTTAAATGTGCTGAGTACAACGGCCGATGAGCGTTACCTTCGTTTTATAAAAAAATATCCGGCCCTGGAAAACCGGGTACCTCAATACCTTATTGCCTCTTACCTGGGTATTACACCCGAGTTTTTGAGCAAGGTGAAAACCCGCATAGCTGCCAAAAAATCTTAA